The following proteins are encoded in a genomic region of Papaver somniferum cultivar HN1 unplaced genomic scaffold, ASM357369v1 unplaced-scaffold_10, whole genome shotgun sequence:
- the LOC113326774 gene encoding protein DOWNY MILDEW RESISTANCE 6-like: MEKTISFEFAFNSSSISLFPNFILPEDGDDNIDGNEERTTTTTAYARPNLSKVMPLTSIPTIDMSIDHDSLVSIIAKACEDFGFFQIINHGVPREVYKKMMDVSMAFFRLPCEERGKLYSSNPHEVVRVGSGYVELQNKERVNLWMERLSHLAHPFLKENAHLLPQNPPEYREIAVEYAKEIADLVNRLWGLLSEGLGVEPNYLKKTFENNVIFHQIVNFYPPCPDPELTLGLPPHTDIGLITVFQQVDGVSGLQIVKDGEWLAVDPLPDALIINLGDQFEVLSNGRFKSQDHRAVNNEKVQRLSVVTHCKPKMEVVIGPINELASNAEQTPLYRHYPFEEYNTQYYKDFKVVRKVKELFLLHP; the protein is encoded by the exons ATGGAGAAAACGATTTCTTTTGAATTTGCCTTCAACTCCTCTTCAATCTCTCTTTTTCCTAACTTCATACTAccagaagatggtgatgataacATCGATGGAAATGAAGAACGAACAACTACTACTACTGCTTATGCTAGGCCTAACCTCTCCAAAGTTATGCCGCTGACTTCCATACCCACAATAGATATGAGCATTGATCATGATTCTTTAGTTTCGATAATTGCGAAAGCTTGTGAAGATTTTGGTTTCTTTCAAATCATCAACCATGGCGTGCCTCGTGAAGTTTACAAGAAAATGATGGATGTTTCGATGGCGTTTTTTCGTTTGCCTTGTGAAGAAAGAGGCAAGTTGTACTCCTCTAATCCACATGAAGTAGTTAGAGTTGGAAGTGGCTATGTTGAGCTTCAAAATAAAGAGAGGGTTAATTTGTGGATGGAACGACTTAGCCACCTTGCTCATCCGTTCTTAAAAGAAAACGCCCATCTCTTACCTCAAAATCCTCCTGAATACAG GGAGATTGCGGTTGAATATGCAAAAGAAATAGCTGATTTGGTAAACAGACTCTGGGGTTTGTTATCAGAAGGGCTTGGAGTAGAACCGAACTATCTGAAAAAAACATTTGAAAATAATGTAATCTTTCACCAAATTGTGAATTTCTATCCACCATGTCCGGACCCCGAGCTCACACTAGGACTTCCACCTCATACAGATATAGGCTTGATAACAGTTTTTCAACAAGTTGACGGGGTTTCAGGCCTTCAAATTGTGAAAGATGGGGAATGGTTGGCTGTCGATCCTCTTCCAGATGCACTAATCATTAACCTTGGCGACCAATTTGAG GTATTGAGCAATGGAAGGTTCAAAAGTCAGGACCACAGGGCTGTGAACAACGAAAAAGTGCAACGTCTGTCGGTCGTAACACATTGTAAACCAAAAATGGAAGTTGTCATTGGACCTATAAATGAATTGGCTAGCAATGCAGAGCAGACTCCACTCTACAGACATTATCCTTTTGAAGAATATAATACGCAGTACTATAAAGATTTCAAGGTGGTGAGGAAGGTCAAAGAATTGTTCTTATTGCACCCTTAA